The following coding sequences are from one Rathayibacter sp. VKM Ac-2760 window:
- a CDS encoding Stp1/IreP family PP2C-type Ser/Thr phosphatase, producing MAVEPDSAADSGATRESAAVSHVGRIRSNNQDSGYAGRQLFVVADGMGGHAGGDVASSIAIKRIAQADRTYASTYEAEDELKRTLLAANTMLADAVVDHPELTGMGTTVSAIVRVGESVAIAHIGDSRIYVLRDGKLEQVTTDHTFVQRLVDSGRITEEEAMTHPRRSVLMRVLGDVHTNPEIDTLTLETEPGDRWLICSDGLSGVVPHDEIQKELSRDETAQQVADRLIRDSLSHGAPDNVTVVILDVPDAGDTAQILAPTAEPVIVGSAAAPTPISTDDSQNRIRIPGLRLHTRAPAAQGPTHFEPASEDYLDELIEEDRRRHLRRRITWLVGLSLVLIAGFLGVLLAYDWTQSRFYVGTDGDTVIIYQGIQQSVGPLSLSSVKEDTGIPLDSLRAYDVEQLEQTISADSYAGAVDIVERLTDAEGAP from the coding sequence GTGGCAGTCGAACCGGACAGCGCCGCGGACTCGGGCGCCACGCGGGAGAGCGCCGCCGTCTCGCACGTCGGACGGATCCGCTCGAACAACCAGGACTCCGGCTACGCGGGCCGGCAGCTCTTCGTGGTCGCCGACGGCATGGGCGGTCACGCGGGCGGCGACGTCGCCTCCTCCATCGCGATCAAGCGCATCGCGCAGGCCGACCGCACCTACGCGTCGACCTACGAGGCCGAGGACGAGCTCAAGCGCACCCTCCTCGCGGCGAACACGATGCTCGCCGACGCCGTCGTCGACCATCCGGAGCTGACCGGGATGGGCACCACCGTCAGCGCCATCGTGCGCGTCGGCGAATCGGTGGCGATCGCGCACATCGGCGACTCCCGCATCTACGTGCTGCGCGACGGCAAGCTCGAGCAGGTCACCACCGACCACACCTTCGTGCAGCGCCTCGTCGACTCGGGCCGCATCACCGAGGAGGAGGCGATGACGCACCCGCGCCGCTCCGTCCTGATGCGGGTCCTCGGCGACGTCCACACGAACCCCGAGATCGACACCCTCACCCTCGAGACCGAGCCGGGCGACCGCTGGCTGATCTGCTCCGACGGCCTCTCCGGCGTCGTTCCGCACGACGAGATCCAGAAGGAGCTCTCGCGCGACGAGACGGCGCAGCAGGTCGCCGACCGCCTGATCCGAGACAGCCTGTCTCACGGTGCTCCGGACAACGTGACGGTCGTCATCCTCGACGTGCCCGACGCCGGCGACACCGCGCAGATCCTCGCGCCGACCGCCGAACCCGTGATCGTCGGCTCCGCGGCCGCGCCGACCCCGATCAGCACGGACGACTCGCAGAACCGGATCCGGATCCCCGGCCTCCGCCTGCACACCCGCGCCCCCGCTGCGCAGGGCCCCACCCACTTCGAGCCCGCCTCCGAGGACTACCTCGACGAGCTGATCGAGGAGGACCGGCGCCGGCACCTGCGCCGGAGGATCACCTGGCTCGTCGGCCTCTCCCTCGTGCTGATCGCCGGCTTCCTCGGCGTGCTGCTCGCCTACGACTGGACCCAGTCGCGCTTCTACGTCGGGACCGACGGCGACACCGTGATCATCTACCAGGGCATCCAGCAGTCGGTCGGCCCGCTCTCGCTCTCGAGCGTCAAGGAGGACACGGGCATCCCCCTCGACTCGCTCCGCGCCTACGACGTCGAGCAGCTCGAGCAGACGATCAGCGCCGACTCCTACGCCGGCGCCGTCGACATCGTCGAGCGCCTGACCGACGCGGAGGGAGCACCGTGA
- a CDS encoding FHA domain-containing protein, translating to MSELTLFLLRIAFLALLWFFVFGIVYALRSDLFGQRVRKLPAGQQPASAQEAAPFVTAAQPVVAAAAPAAAAPQPSAPSARRSREERTDSGGVATVHTAQRLVITSGPKRGTELELNGEPLTIGRSSESALVIRDDYTSTHHARLLIWNDEWMIQDLDSTNGTFLDGRRVGAPTKVPLNTPVKVGTTTFELRRS from the coding sequence ATGAGCGAGCTCACTCTCTTCCTCCTGCGCATCGCCTTCCTGGCGCTGCTCTGGTTCTTCGTGTTCGGCATCGTCTACGCGCTGCGCTCCGACCTGTTCGGGCAGCGGGTGCGCAAGCTGCCGGCCGGCCAGCAACCCGCGTCGGCACAGGAGGCGGCCCCGTTCGTCACCGCGGCCCAGCCGGTGGTCGCCGCCGCGGCCCCAGCCGCAGCCGCCCCGCAGCCGTCGGCCCCCTCCGCCCGCCGCTCCCGCGAGGAGCGGACCGACTCGGGGGGCGTCGCCACGGTGCACACCGCGCAGCGCCTCGTCATCACCTCGGGCCCGAAGCGCGGCACCGAGCTCGAGCTCAACGGCGAGCCACTCACGATCGGCCGCTCCTCGGAGTCGGCGCTGGTGATCCGCGACGACTACACGTCGACGCACCACGCGCGCCTGCTGATCTGGAACGACGAGTGGATGATCCAGGACCTCGACTCCACGAACGGCACGTTCCTCGACGGCCGCCGGGTCGGCGCACCGACCAAGGTGCCGCTGAACACCCCGGTCAAGGTCGGCACCACCACCTTCGAGCTGCGGCGGTCGTAG
- a CDS encoding DUF3662 and FHA domain-containing protein — MGILDNFEKGLERVVNGAFARTFKSGLQPVELASALRRELDTTAAVVTRDRILVPNRLTLRMSAADLDRMERMGATLIDELTTVATEHAKKQGFRFSGPVDISLAADESLSDGMVEVDSRSVKGVVSSNPVLEIDGKRYPVTKSRTVIGRGSDADITVDDSGTSRKHVEILWDGVRAQVHDLGSTNGSKLDGRPVTQAPLAAGQTISIGRTRIVFRVVQGAAPARSDRSPSGSSGRASDGFWDDRL, encoded by the coding sequence GTGGGCATTCTGGACAACTTCGAGAAGGGACTCGAGCGCGTCGTCAACGGCGCCTTCGCTCGGACCTTCAAGTCGGGTCTGCAGCCGGTCGAGCTCGCTTCCGCCCTCCGCCGCGAGCTGGACACCACCGCGGCCGTCGTCACCCGCGACCGCATCCTCGTCCCCAACCGGTTGACGCTGCGCATGTCGGCCGCCGACCTCGACCGGATGGAGCGGATGGGCGCGACGCTGATCGACGAGCTCACCACCGTCGCGACCGAGCACGCGAAGAAGCAGGGCTTCCGCTTCTCCGGCCCGGTCGACATCTCGCTCGCGGCGGACGAGTCGCTCAGCGACGGCATGGTCGAGGTCGACTCACGGAGCGTCAAGGGCGTCGTCTCGTCCAACCCGGTGCTCGAGATCGACGGCAAGCGCTACCCGGTCACGAAGTCGCGGACCGTCATCGGCCGCGGCAGCGACGCCGACATCACGGTCGACGACTCCGGCACCTCGCGCAAGCACGTCGAGATCCTCTGGGACGGGGTGCGCGCCCAGGTGCACGACCTCGGCTCCACCAACGGCTCGAAGCTCGACGGCAGGCCTGTCACCCAGGCCCCGCTCGCCGCCGGGCAGACCATCTCGATCGGGCGCACGCGGATCGTCTTCCGCGTCGTCCAGGGCGCCGCACCCGCGCGCTCCGACCGCTCGCCGTCCGGCTCGTCCGGTCGCGCCTCCGACGGATTCTGGGACGACAGGCTATGA
- a CDS encoding nitroreductase/quinone reductase family protein — protein MVDFNEQIIAEFRANGGTVTTAGFGRSLVLVHHTGARSGEERIAPLMGLHPSPDVWLIAASAAGAPKHPAWFHNLEAHPDTEIETPDDGTVPVRARILEGAERDAGWARFTSASDGFKGYEQKTTRTIPVIELTRR, from the coding sequence GTGGTCGACTTCAACGAGCAGATCATCGCGGAGTTCCGCGCCAACGGTGGCACGGTGACGACCGCCGGCTTCGGCCGGAGCCTGGTCCTCGTGCACCACACCGGCGCGCGCTCGGGCGAGGAGCGCATCGCCCCGCTGATGGGCCTGCACCCCTCCCCCGACGTCTGGCTGATCGCCGCCTCCGCCGCCGGCGCCCCGAAGCACCCGGCCTGGTTCCACAATCTCGAGGCTCACCCCGACACCGAGATCGAGACCCCCGACGACGGCACCGTCCCCGTCCGCGCCCGCATCCTCGAGGGCGCCGAGCGCGACGCCGGCTGGGCCCGCTTCACCAGCGCCTCCGACGGCTTCAAGGGCTACGAGCAGAAGACCACCCGCACCATCCCCGTCATCGAACTCACCCGCCGCTGA
- a CDS encoding DoxX family membrane protein, translated as MSPSGRRWAAGTLGLVVRVVLGALWINEGVIKLRAGFGGADILLVADGAAANPRVPEYFQVFASTILHGQAGLFGVVTPLVEVGLGVALVAGILTAPAALASLATLLMYWSSDQLVEEYPVMALLSGLVLAFAASCSRIGATGALIRLLRARHSAVVAVLERPGLRRWL; from the coding sequence GTGAGTCCGTCCGGACGGCGCTGGGCGGCCGGGACGCTCGGACTCGTGGTCCGCGTCGTCCTGGGCGCCCTGTGGATCAACGAGGGAGTGATCAAGCTCCGCGCAGGGTTCGGCGGCGCGGACATCCTGCTCGTCGCCGACGGAGCCGCGGCCAACCCGCGGGTGCCGGAGTACTTCCAGGTCTTCGCCTCGACGATCCTGCACGGCCAGGCCGGGCTCTTCGGCGTCGTCACCCCGCTGGTCGAGGTCGGCCTGGGCGTGGCACTGGTCGCGGGGATCCTCACCGCACCCGCCGCACTCGCCTCCCTGGCGACCCTGCTGATGTACTGGTCGTCCGATCAGCTGGTCGAGGAGTACCCGGTGATGGCGCTGCTCTCCGGCCTCGTCCTCGCGTTCGCCGCGAGCTGCTCGCGGATCGGCGCCACCGGTGCCCTGATCCGTCTCCTGCGTGCCCGGCACAGCGCCGTCGTCGCCGTGCTCGAACGCCCGGGTCTGCGCCGCTGGCTCTGA
- a CDS encoding DM13 domain-containing protein encodes MSRYLLPKAVAGVVLIAGVLTGCAPSITTTQSSDSTSSSTPAGAAAPSTLAPAGASLAGTFEGLNGKKVSGTATLEGATLDLSGFASDEGPDLHLYLTNGTDEKAVSAGVELGAVAYDSAKQTFTVDDAAGYSYVVVHCDKAKAVFGAAKLS; translated from the coding sequence ATGTCCCGCTACCTCCTCCCCAAGGCCGTCGCCGGAGTCGTCCTGATCGCCGGCGTGCTGACCGGCTGCGCGCCGTCGATCACCACCACGCAGTCCTCGGACTCGACCAGCTCCAGCACCCCGGCGGGCGCAGCCGCACCGTCGACGCTCGCGCCGGCCGGCGCGAGCCTCGCGGGCACTTTCGAGGGCCTCAACGGCAAGAAGGTCTCGGGCACCGCGACGCTCGAGGGCGCGACGCTCGACCTGAGCGGCTTCGCCTCCGACGAGGGCCCCGATCTGCACCTCTACCTCACGAACGGGACCGACGAGAAGGCCGTGAGCGCCGGCGTCGAGCTCGGCGCGGTGGCCTACGACTCCGCCAAGCAGACCTTCACGGTCGACGACGCCGCCGGCTACAGCTACGTCGTCGTCCACTGCGACAAGGCGAAGGCCGTCTTCGGCGCGGCGAAGCTGTCGTGA
- a CDS encoding glycosyl hydrolase family 18 protein — MTTHHTSTTRRRSTRRRRLLAATAVMTAAVAATGAIIAGSTALPASAQAAPSTPDLRVSYLQVGATGSLAQIDPAGVAASNVIVFAFADATSSTADPATLAAIQKIVDQESKGTVNLLSLGGQTVTRDTVNAATASAVGTRVVQQIADCNAKITGGRITGVDLDLENGIDAETISALGAAVDGAGLSLAVAPQVYLSSGTEVDPASPTTLTLTSGVHDGVNDQYAPLLKSGTVDYLLAQTYNTGGWTVGGVEEKDPAFFTAISHALNSSVRTDCSAASGLCIPARTKVVIGQVSNAGASGTANNVFGGSGATAYDQAAVLTGLASQWAAMKADPEHFGHIDGIMQWSLNNDYAPSAWGDTSAKPGAFSVALFGATPPAAAPYFILQVSNTGPDRPDSGAYASATLVVDSQYWLFGNRWGSALAPGANESFGTATSAANPATPFVVDSSNLDAIFSGGKTSFTASQVLINGYSSQRDVAGPDRQYVCSAGAGFTFEAGHAYNVQVNADSGFKSCAISTVN, encoded by the coding sequence ATGACGACACACCACACCTCGACGACACGGAGAAGATCGACACGGAGAAGACGCCTCCTCGCGGCCACGGCCGTGATGACGGCGGCAGTCGCTGCCACCGGCGCGATCATCGCGGGAAGCACGGCCCTCCCCGCGAGCGCACAGGCGGCGCCGAGCACTCCCGACCTCCGCGTCTCCTACCTCCAGGTCGGCGCGACGGGCTCGCTGGCGCAGATCGACCCGGCGGGCGTCGCCGCGTCGAACGTGATCGTCTTCGCGTTCGCCGACGCCACGAGCAGCACCGCCGATCCCGCCACCCTCGCTGCGATCCAGAAGATCGTGGACCAGGAGTCGAAGGGCACGGTCAACCTCCTCAGCCTCGGCGGGCAGACCGTCACGCGCGACACGGTGAACGCCGCCACAGCGAGCGCCGTCGGCACTCGAGTGGTCCAGCAGATCGCGGACTGCAACGCGAAGATCACCGGCGGCAGGATCACCGGTGTCGATCTCGATCTCGAGAACGGCATCGATGCCGAGACGATCAGCGCACTCGGCGCGGCCGTCGACGGCGCGGGCCTGTCCCTGGCCGTCGCGCCGCAGGTCTACCTGAGCAGCGGGACCGAGGTGGACCCCGCCTCCCCCACCACCCTCACCCTCACCTCCGGCGTCCACGACGGCGTGAACGATCAGTACGCCCCGCTGCTGAAGAGCGGCACGGTCGACTACCTGCTCGCCCAGACCTACAACACCGGCGGCTGGACCGTCGGCGGCGTCGAGGAGAAGGACCCCGCCTTCTTCACCGCGATCTCGCACGCACTGAACAGCTCGGTCCGCACGGACTGCTCCGCGGCCTCCGGCCTGTGCATCCCCGCCCGGACGAAGGTCGTGATCGGCCAGGTCAGCAACGCCGGCGCGAGCGGCACCGCGAACAACGTCTTCGGCGGCTCGGGTGCCACCGCCTACGATCAGGCCGCGGTCCTCACCGGCCTCGCGTCGCAGTGGGCCGCGATGAAGGCCGACCCCGAGCACTTCGGCCACATCGACGGCATCATGCAGTGGTCGCTGAACAACGACTACGCGCCGAGCGCCTGGGGCGACACCTCGGCGAAGCCGGGCGCGTTCAGCGTCGCGCTCTTCGGCGCGACCCCTCCGGCGGCGGCCCCCTACTTCATCCTCCAGGTGAGCAACACCGGCCCCGACCGGCCGGACTCCGGCGCCTACGCGTCGGCGACCCTGGTGGTCGACTCGCAGTACTGGCTGTTCGGCAACCGCTGGGGGTCGGCGCTCGCCCCGGGCGCGAACGAGTCGTTCGGCACCGCGACGTCCGCCGCGAACCCGGCCACGCCCTTCGTCGTCGACAGCAGCAACCTCGACGCGATCTTCAGCGGCGGGAAGACGTCGTTCACCGCCTCGCAGGTGCTGATCAACGGCTACTCCTCGCAGCGCGACGTCGCCGGACCGGACAGGCAGTACGTCTGCTCGGCCGGGGCGGGCTTCACCTTCGAGGCCGGCCACGCCTACAACGTCCAGGTCAACGCCGACTCGGGATTCAAGTCCTGCGCGATCTCGACGGTGAACTGA
- a CDS encoding helix-turn-helix domain-containing protein encodes MSEWLGIGEVHPRSREPFEAEVERLILDEVGVQRLRARANYFTSPDSTSTGFPRSDRVEIAALIEGECFVSVGTQRYRLTRGSIAIAGRGEALSSETYDRTECVFVSIPIDQLSERFKASIPLSGVEVISPPRLMRHFQSLAHELASRDSMPVDAVRSLLAQMTGLIEASLANRSHLAVGDLERIKLSREHVEGYVRDHLTQRELSAATLAEVFHTSPRTIHRLFASNGPTLSEYIRVCRLMALAAEISAADSPDGFEALAARCGLCEYVTAARLFRKEYGLTMRQFWKAYRLER; translated from the coding sequence ATGAGCGAGTGGCTGGGCATCGGCGAGGTCCATCCGCGCAGTCGCGAGCCGTTCGAGGCGGAGGTCGAGCGCCTCATCCTGGACGAGGTGGGAGTGCAGCGCCTCCGGGCTCGGGCCAACTACTTCACGTCGCCCGACTCGACGTCCACCGGATTCCCGAGAAGCGACCGAGTGGAGATCGCGGCGCTCATCGAGGGCGAGTGCTTCGTCTCCGTCGGCACTCAGCGCTATCGACTCACCCGCGGATCCATCGCGATCGCCGGCCGCGGCGAGGCCCTGTCGTCGGAGACCTACGACAGGACGGAGTGCGTCTTCGTCAGCATCCCGATCGACCAGCTGAGCGAGCGGTTCAAGGCCTCGATCCCGCTCTCCGGGGTCGAGGTGATCTCTCCGCCCCGACTCATGCGGCACTTCCAGAGCCTCGCGCACGAGCTCGCGTCCCGGGACTCGATGCCGGTCGATGCCGTGCGCTCCCTCCTCGCGCAGATGACCGGTCTGATCGAGGCGTCGCTGGCGAACCGGTCGCACCTCGCCGTCGGCGATCTCGAGCGGATCAAGCTCTCCCGCGAGCACGTCGAGGGCTACGTGCGCGACCACCTCACCCAGCGGGAGCTGAGCGCGGCCACGCTCGCCGAGGTCTTCCACACCAGCCCGCGGACGATCCACCGGCTGTTCGCCAGCAACGGGCCGACCCTCTCCGAGTACATCCGGGTCTGCCGGCTGATGGCGCTCGCTGCGGAGATCAGCGCGGCGGACAGCCCCGACGGCTTCGAGGCGCTGGCCGCGCGATGCGGACTCTGCGAGTACGTCACCGCCGCCCGGCTGTTCCGCAAGGAGTACGGACTGACGATGCGCCAGTTCTGGAAGGCGTACCGCCTGGAGAGGTGA
- a CDS encoding potassium-transporting ATPase subunit F, whose translation MIVFDVVAAVLAIAAIGYLVVALVKPERF comes from the coding sequence ATGATCGTGTTCGACGTCGTCGCCGCGGTCCTCGCGATCGCCGCGATCGGCTACCTGGTCGTCGCGCTCGTGAAGCCGGAGCGGTTCTGA
- the kdpA gene encoding potassium-transporting ATPase subunit KdpA — MSALPAILQVAAVALVLVLLYRPLGDYTAHVYSSPKDLAVERGFYRLIGVDPRGEQSWRAYLRGVLAFSVVGILLVYALQRAQALLPYSLGFPAIPEGLSFNTAVSFVTNTNWQSYSPDVTMGYSVQLLGLAVQNFVSAGVGIAVAIALVRGFARRGSDSIGNFWVDLTRGVLRLLLPLSVVAAVLLLAGGVIQNLTGFTDVTTVTGGTQSIPGGPVASQEAIKLLGTNGGGFFNANSAHPFENPSAAISALQIVLMLALPFSLPRTFGRMVGSPRQGLAIVGAMAAIFVVSLTALTLLELAGGGAAPQAAGGAMEGKEVRFGIAGSTLFGATSTLTSTGAVNSMHDSYTALGGMLPMLNMMLGEVAPGGVGSGLYGMLVLAILAVFIGGLLVGRTPEYLGKKLGPYEITLASLFILITPTLVLAGTALSFAIPAVRADVESTSIWNPGLHGLSEVLYAFTSAANNNGSAFAGLTANTPWFNTALGVAMLLGRFLPIVMVLALAGSLARQGSTPSTAGTLPTHRPQFVGLLVGVTVIVTALTYFPVLALGPLAEGLQ, encoded by the coding sequence ATGAGCGCGCTGCCCGCGATCCTCCAGGTCGCCGCGGTCGCCCTCGTCCTGGTGCTGCTGTACCGCCCGCTGGGCGACTACACGGCGCACGTCTACTCCTCGCCGAAGGACCTCGCCGTCGAGCGCGGCTTCTACCGCCTGATCGGCGTGGATCCGCGCGGCGAGCAGAGCTGGCGGGCGTACCTCCGCGGCGTCCTCGCGTTCTCGGTGGTCGGGATCCTGCTGGTCTACGCGCTGCAGCGGGCGCAGGCCCTGCTGCCCTACTCGCTCGGCTTCCCGGCGATCCCGGAGGGGCTGTCGTTCAACACGGCCGTCTCGTTCGTCACCAACACGAACTGGCAGTCGTACTCGCCGGACGTGACCATGGGGTATTCCGTGCAGCTGCTCGGCCTCGCCGTGCAGAACTTCGTCTCGGCCGGGGTCGGCATCGCGGTGGCGATCGCCCTGGTCCGCGGCTTCGCGCGCCGCGGCAGCGACTCGATCGGCAACTTCTGGGTCGACCTCACTCGCGGCGTGCTCCGCCTGCTGCTGCCGCTCTCGGTGGTCGCGGCGGTGCTGCTGCTGGCGGGCGGGGTCATCCAGAACCTCACCGGCTTCACGGACGTCACGACCGTCACGGGCGGGACGCAGAGCATCCCCGGCGGGCCGGTCGCGTCGCAGGAGGCGATCAAGCTGCTCGGCACGAACGGTGGCGGCTTCTTCAACGCGAACTCGGCGCACCCGTTCGAGAACCCGTCGGCGGCGATCAGCGCGCTGCAGATCGTGCTCATGCTCGCGCTCCCGTTCTCGCTCCCGCGCACGTTCGGCCGGATGGTCGGCAGCCCGAGGCAGGGGCTCGCGATCGTCGGGGCGATGGCGGCGATCTTCGTCGTGTCACTGACGGCGCTGACCCTGCTCGAGCTCGCGGGTGGCGGTGCGGCCCCGCAGGCCGCGGGCGGCGCGATGGAGGGCAAGGAGGTGCGCTTCGGCATCGCCGGCTCGACGCTGTTCGGGGCGACGAGCACCCTGACCTCGACCGGCGCGGTGAACTCGATGCACGACTCCTACACCGCGCTCGGCGGGATGCTGCCGATGCTCAATATGATGCTCGGCGAGGTCGCGCCCGGCGGCGTCGGCTCCGGGCTCTACGGGATGCTCGTGCTCGCGATCCTCGCCGTGTTCATCGGCGGGCTGCTCGTCGGGCGGACACCGGAGTACCTGGGCAAGAAGCTCGGACCGTACGAGATCACGCTGGCGAGCCTGTTCATCCTGATCACGCCGACGCTCGTGCTCGCCGGGACGGCGCTGAGCTTCGCGATCCCCGCGGTGCGGGCGGACGTGGAGAGCACGTCGATCTGGAATCCCGGGCTGCACGGACTCTCGGAGGTGCTCTACGCCTTCACCTCGGCGGCGAACAACAACGGCTCGGCCTTCGCCGGCCTCACCGCGAACACGCCCTGGTTCAACACGGCTCTCGGCGTCGCGATGCTGCTCGGCCGGTTCCTGCCGATCGTGATGGTGCTGGCGCTGGCCGGCTCGCTCGCGAGGCAGGGCAGCACCCCGTCGACGGCGGGGACGCTGCCGACCCACCGGCCGCAGTTCGTCGGCCTGCTCGTGGGCGTCACCGTCATCGTGACCGCCCTCACCTACTTCCCGGTGCTCGCACTGGGACCCCTCGCAGAAGGACTGCAGTAA
- the kdpB gene encoding potassium-transporting ATPase subunit KdpB encodes MTSTLDTPAPSTAEERPTRGGSAFSLEQIGAAVPGALRKLDPRLMVRNPVMFLVEVGAALTTVLAVAEPFLGGAQESGGTPVPASFTGGIAIWLWLTVLFANLAESVAEGRGKAQADSLRRTRTSTSARRLTEYREGDGSAAHARIEEVSSADLRLGDHVVVEAGELVPGDGDIVWGIASVDESAITGESAPVVRESGGDRSAVTGGTRVLSDRIVVRITSKPGETFVDRMIGLVEGASRQKTPNEIALNILLASLSIVFVVVTLTLSPIASAVSAPVSVPVLVALLVCLIPTTIGALLSAIGIAGMDRLVQRNVLAMSGRAVEAAGDVTTLLLDKTGTITYGNRRATEFVAVGGAGGDELLRAAASSSLSDPTPEGKSIVDLAAARGVDREDLAGPVSSAGIVPFTAQTRMSGLDLADGSMIRKGAGSAVTAWLADGRLDGAVVAELDQQVERISASGGTPLVVAVKDAGGTGRILGVVHLKDVVKEGLKERFADLRAMGIRTVMITGDNPLTARAIAAEAGVDDYLAEATPEQKLAYIRREQEGGNLVAMTGDGTNDAPALAQADVGVAMNTGTSAAKEAGNMVDLDSDPTKLIDIVRIGKQLLITRGALTTFSIANDLAKYFAIIPAMFAGAFPGLAVLNVMQLHSPASAILSAVVFNALVIVVLIPLALRGVAYRALSASRILSRNLLVYGLGGVIAPFLGIKLVDLLVSLLPGF; translated from the coding sequence ATGACCAGCACACTCGACACCCCGGCACCCTCGACCGCCGAGGAGCGGCCGACGCGCGGCGGCTCGGCCTTCAGCCTCGAGCAGATCGGCGCGGCCGTGCCCGGCGCGCTGCGCAAGCTCGACCCGCGCCTGATGGTGCGGAACCCCGTGATGTTCCTCGTCGAGGTCGGCGCCGCGCTGACCACGGTGCTCGCCGTCGCCGAGCCGTTCCTCGGCGGGGCGCAGGAGTCGGGAGGCACGCCCGTTCCCGCATCCTTCACCGGCGGCATCGCGATCTGGCTCTGGCTGACCGTGCTCTTCGCGAATCTGGCCGAGTCGGTCGCGGAGGGGCGGGGCAAGGCGCAGGCGGACAGCCTGCGGAGGACCCGCACCAGCACCAGCGCCCGGCGGCTCACCGAGTACCGCGAGGGCGACGGATCGGCCGCGCACGCGCGGATCGAGGAGGTCTCCTCCGCGGATCTGCGGCTCGGCGACCACGTCGTCGTCGAGGCGGGCGAGCTGGTGCCGGGTGACGGCGACATCGTCTGGGGCATCGCCTCCGTCGACGAGTCGGCGATCACCGGGGAGTCCGCGCCCGTCGTCCGCGAGTCCGGCGGCGACCGCAGCGCCGTCACCGGCGGCACCCGCGTGCTCTCGGACCGCATCGTCGTGCGGATCACCTCGAAGCCCGGCGAGACCTTCGTCGACCGGATGATCGGCCTGGTCGAGGGGGCGTCGCGGCAGAAGACGCCGAACGAGATCGCGCTGAACATCCTGCTCGCGAGCCTCTCGATCGTGTTCGTCGTCGTCACGCTGACGCTCAGCCCGATCGCCTCCGCGGTGTCGGCTCCCGTCAGCGTGCCCGTGCTGGTCGCGCTGCTGGTGTGCCTGATCCCGACCACGATCGGCGCCCTGCTCTCGGCGATCGGCATCGCGGGGATGGACCGGCTCGTGCAGCGCAACGTGCTCGCGATGTCCGGCCGCGCGGTCGAGGCCGCGGGCGACGTGACCACGCTGCTGCTCGACAAGACGGGCACCATCACCTACGGCAACCGGCGCGCGACCGAGTTCGTGGCCGTCGGGGGAGCCGGTGGCGACGAGCTGCTGCGAGCCGCGGCGTCGTCCTCGCTCAGCGATCCGACCCCGGAGGGGAAGTCGATCGTGGACCTCGCCGCCGCCAGGGGAGTCGACCGGGAGGACCTCGCCGGACCGGTGTCCTCGGCCGGGATCGTGCCGTTCACCGCCCAGACGCGGATGAGCGGGCTCGACCTCGCCGACGGCTCGATGATCCGCAAGGGCGCCGGCTCGGCCGTGACCGCGTGGCTGGCGGACGGCCGCCTCGACGGCGCCGTCGTCGCCGAGCTGGACCAGCAGGTCGAGCGCATCTCGGCGAGCGGAGGGACTCCGCTGGTCGTCGCCGTGAAGGACGCCGGCGGGACCGGGCGGATCCTCGGCGTCGTGCACCTGAAGGACGTGGTGAAGGAGGGGCTCAAGGAGCGCTTCGCGGACCTGCGCGCGATGGGCATCCGCACGGTGATGATCACCGGCGACAACCCGCTGACCGCGCGAGCGATCGCGGCGGAGGCCGGCGTCGACGACTACCTCGCCGAGGCGACACCCGAGCAGAAGCTCGCCTACATCCGCCGTGAGCAGGAGGGCGGGAACCTCGTCGCGATGACCGGGGACGGCACCAACGACGCTCCGGCGCTCGCGCAGGCGGACGTGGGCGTGGCGATGAACACGGGCACGTCGGCCGCGAAGGAGGCCGGCAACATGGTCGACCTCGACTCGGACCCGACCAAGCTCATCGACATCGTGCGGATCGGCAAGCAGCTGCTGATCACCCGGGGGGCGCTCACGACGTTCTCGATCGCGAACGACCTGGCGAAGTACTTCGCGATCATCCCGGCGATGTTCGCCGGCGCCTTCCCCGGGCTCGCGGTGCTGAACGTGATGCAGCTGCACTCGCCGGCCTCGGCGATCCTCTCGGCCGTGGTCTTCAACGCGCTGGTGATCGTGGTGCTGATCCCGCTCGCACTGCGCGGGGTCGCCTACCGGGCGCTCAGCGCCTCGCGGATCCTCAGCCGCAACCTCCTCGTCTACGGGCTCGGCGGCGTGATCGCGCCGTTCCTCGGCATCAAGCTCGTCGACCTCCTCGTCTCCCTCCTCCCCGGCTTCTAG